One window from the genome of Procambarus clarkii isolate CNS0578487 chromosome 90, FALCON_Pclarkii_2.0, whole genome shotgun sequence encodes:
- the LOC138349718 gene encoding proteasomal ubiquitin receptor ADRM1-like isoform X1 — MYTKGQMVYPDKRKGLVYLYQADDSLMHFCWKDRGTGTVEEDLIIFPDDCEYKRVSQCTTGRVYVLKFKSSSRRLFFWMQEPKTDKDDEQSRKVNELLNNPPAPGSQRPSGSTANPALGSEITNLRDSDIQNLFGNISQQQLMQILGSGMSSLATLLGPGRSGSGGGRSGSGSSSSTSATTTASTTPAATTTPTPAPTPAQDSARGGSNSRESNSTTPGSGSVVPIQLSDLQNILSGISVPPDVSGSPRVAVDLSSAMTAEALQPILTNEDFVNQLRPYLPATSDELPPTEQLRGTVTSPQFQQAVSLFSSALQSGQLGPLINQFGLGEDAVLAASSCDMEAFIKALGKKKGKEEGSKKEEEKEVSDKTKDQDKDDDDAMSVD; from the exons atgtacacaaaaGGACAGATGGTGTACCCAGACAAGAGGAAGGGTTTGGTGTATCTGTACCAAGCAGATGATTCCCTTATGCATTTCTGTTGGAAGGACCGTGGCACTGGAACAGTTGAAGAG GATCTGATTATTTTCCCTGATGACTGTGAATATAAGCGTGTGTCACAGTGCACCACTGGTAGAGTTTATGTACTGAAGTTTAAATCGTCAAGCAGACGACTCTTCTTTTGGATGCAG GAGCCCAAGACGGACAAGGATGATGAACAGTCTCGCAAAGTGAATGAACTACTCAATAATCCACCAGCTCCAGGGTCACAGCGCCCATCTGGTTCAACTGCAAATCCTGCCCTGGGATCTGAAATTACCAATTTAAGGGATTCTGATATCCAGAATCTGTTTGGGAATATTTCACAACAACAGCTGATGCAGATCTTGGGAAGTGGAATGTCCAGTTTGGCAACACTGCTTGGTCCAGG TAGGTCTGGCAGTGGTGGGGGTCGAAGCGGTAGTGGAAGTAGCAGCTCGACTTCTGCCacaacaacagcttccaccactccagctgctaccaccaccccaacacctgcCCCTACCCCTGCTCAAG ATTCTGCTAGAGGTGGGAGCAATAGCCGGGAAAGTAATAGTACCACTCCTGGCAGTGGCAGTGTTGTGCCGATTCAGTTGTCAGATTTACAGAATATCCTTTCTGGGATCTCTGTTCCACCGGATGTGTCAGGTTCAcccagggttgcag TGGATCTGAGTTCGGCCATGACTGCAGAAGCTCTTCAGCCAATCTTGACCAATGAAGATTTTGTGAATCAACTTCGTCCTTATCTTCCTGCAACGTCTGATGAGTTACCTCCTACTGAACAACTCCGAGGAACAGTCACTTCTCCTCAGTTCCAGCAG GCTGTGAGCTTGTTCAGCAGTGCCCTTCAGTCTGGGCAGTTAGGCCCTCTCATTAACCAGTTTGGTCTTGGAGAGGATGCTGTTTTGGCTGCCTCGTCATGTGATATGGAAGCATTTATTAAG GCCTTGGGAAAGAAGAAAGGTAAAGAGGAAGGCAGTAAGAAGGAAGAAGAGAAGGAGGTTTCTGATAAAACAAAGGATCAAGATAAGGATGATGATGATGCCATGTCTGTTGACTAA
- the LOC138349718 gene encoding proteasomal ubiquitin receptor ADRM1-like isoform X2: MYTKGQMVYPDKRKGLVYLYQADDSLMHFCWKDRGTGTVEEDLIIFPDDCEYKRVSQCTTGRVYVLKFKSSSRRLFFWMQEPKTDKDDEQSRKVNELLNNPPAPGSQRPSGSTANPALGSEITNLRDSDIQNLFGNISQQQLMQILGSGMSSLATLLGPGRSGSGGGRSGSGSSSSTSATTTASTTPAATTTPTPAPTPAQVDLSSAMTAEALQPILTNEDFVNQLRPYLPATSDELPPTEQLRGTVTSPQFQQAVSLFSSALQSGQLGPLINQFGLGEDAVLAASSCDMEAFIKALGKKKGKEEGSKKEEEKEVSDKTKDQDKDDDDAMSVD, from the exons atgtacacaaaaGGACAGATGGTGTACCCAGACAAGAGGAAGGGTTTGGTGTATCTGTACCAAGCAGATGATTCCCTTATGCATTTCTGTTGGAAGGACCGTGGCACTGGAACAGTTGAAGAG GATCTGATTATTTTCCCTGATGACTGTGAATATAAGCGTGTGTCACAGTGCACCACTGGTAGAGTTTATGTACTGAAGTTTAAATCGTCAAGCAGACGACTCTTCTTTTGGATGCAG GAGCCCAAGACGGACAAGGATGATGAACAGTCTCGCAAAGTGAATGAACTACTCAATAATCCACCAGCTCCAGGGTCACAGCGCCCATCTGGTTCAACTGCAAATCCTGCCCTGGGATCTGAAATTACCAATTTAAGGGATTCTGATATCCAGAATCTGTTTGGGAATATTTCACAACAACAGCTGATGCAGATCTTGGGAAGTGGAATGTCCAGTTTGGCAACACTGCTTGGTCCAGG TAGGTCTGGCAGTGGTGGGGGTCGAAGCGGTAGTGGAAGTAGCAGCTCGACTTCTGCCacaacaacagcttccaccactccagctgctaccaccaccccaacacctgcCCCTACCCCTGCTCAAG TGGATCTGAGTTCGGCCATGACTGCAGAAGCTCTTCAGCCAATCTTGACCAATGAAGATTTTGTGAATCAACTTCGTCCTTATCTTCCTGCAACGTCTGATGAGTTACCTCCTACTGAACAACTCCGAGGAACAGTCACTTCTCCTCAGTTCCAGCAG GCTGTGAGCTTGTTCAGCAGTGCCCTTCAGTCTGGGCAGTTAGGCCCTCTCATTAACCAGTTTGGTCTTGGAGAGGATGCTGTTTTGGCTGCCTCGTCATGTGATATGGAAGCATTTATTAAG GCCTTGGGAAAGAAGAAAGGTAAAGAGGAAGGCAGTAAGAAGGAAGAAGAGAAGGAGGTTTCTGATAAAACAAAGGATCAAGATAAGGATGATGATGATGCCATGTCTGTTGACTAA